The Triticum aestivum cultivar Chinese Spring chromosome 7B, IWGSC CS RefSeq v2.1, whole genome shotgun sequence genome window below encodes:
- the LOC123163069 gene encoding uncharacterized protein: MAKATHDEPSRCGAGMYRDVVVGTVQKMSVESGVPVHLAMTDWRSSVAARVWSSSLLTSRRTSGLLSNVASGISGVVERTYVPAAGSRWKGCKVKSFWVPNFYSHNYGLISAACC; this comes from the exons ATGGCTAAGGCAACCCATGACGAGCCGTCGAGGTGTGGTGCCGGGATGTACAGGGACGTCGTCGTGGGGACCGTTCAAAAGATGAGCGTCGAGTCCGGCGTTCCGGTGCATCTAGCCATGACCGACTGGAGATCCTCGGTGGCCGCGCGTGTGTGGTCTTCGTCACTGCTGACTTCCCGGCGCACCTCTGGTCTTTTGAGCAACGTCGCCTCGGGTATCTCAGGCGTAGTGGAGCGGACGTACGTGCCAGCGGCTGGCTCCCGATGGAAAGGTTGCAAGGTTAAGTCATTCTGG GTACCCAATTTCTATAGCCATAATTATGGGCTAATTTCTGCTGCATGTTGTTGA